The sequence GATGAGTTGAAGATAACAGTATGGGAATCAACTTTTCCTCAATTAAATGCCAACAAACTCCTTCAGATCCGACCAAATCCTGTGCTTTTATTTGTTGGAACAATTATAAAGACATTCCAAGGTAAGCcaaaggaaaataattaaataacttcatataaatattgcaaaaatAGTAATATGATCTCATAATTGTTGATTAGGAATAATCTATCTAGCTTCAACTCGACTACAAAGATCTATATCAATTTGGATATTCCTGAGACGAAAGCAATACAACAACAGTGAGTAAATCATTTACAATAGAAGCTActctatattatcattattattactctaacatgttacataatatttattatttaatgctAATGCAGACAAAAGCTTGGAGAACAACCAGTGCAATTACTAGCTTTTTCAAGTGAAATCCCAAATATGCAACAAAGAATTCAACAAGCAAAATATGCTACAATTGCTCAGCTATTGCAATTTTCACCAGCTACAATTGGTGTAAGTAaactaaatttaatcaaatttcaaaaaccACAAAGCAAAAGACAGTATAGGAAACTACTACAATTGAACTAAAACTACCAATATGCCTATTCCATACAGAACACACTATTTACATGTGATGCATGGGTAGAGCAAATCGATACTTCAAATGGTtggttcttttattcttgcaatATGCAAAAAAACCATGATTGAAACAGAAAATGGTGAGCTTGCTTGCTATGACCATGGCCAAGGAATTCCAAAGTTGACGTAAGTGTTGCAAACACTAATATGTATAGTTCTTACATTATTAATTAACGTTTATATTGCCCTATCCTTTTACAGGTTAAGACTGCGGATGATAATGAAAGATGAAACTGCTGATATGGAAATTACAGCGTTCGACAAACAAGCTGAATTAATGACAAATCTTAATGTGGATTTTTTGCAAGCTATTGAAGAAATATCACAGACAATAGTTCCAGAGAAAATACTTGCTGTAGTGAAGAAAAAATTTACCTTTACTGTTGGCCTGCCTCCAAAAGCGATTAAAGATGATGTCTTGACTTATAGAATTTACAGAATAAAGCCAATTCAACTAGAAGGCCAAAGTTCTACCCAAACACAAAAAGTACAACTAGCATTTACCCAATCCTCTATGGATGATAAATCAGAGATTACAGAAACAAAACCCCAAAATGACACAGATGACACACTTGAATCCTTTTTACAGGTTGGCCTTCCACAAAATTTAGCTTTAGTAGAATCTCCAGCTAAGAAACAGAGAAGGTAAGAGTCTGAGAACACAAAATGAAAGACAATAACTAAACTTTGTTATAAATAATTCCAAAACTAATGCATATTATGACACAGGGGAAAGGAGAAGATTGAATGAAAAAACTTTGAAGACATGAACAACAAGAAACTCCGCATGAAAATTGGCAAAGCACAAGAATCACATACATCTTATGTGAAAAAATGTTAATTACTTCAACTACTTTGAAGTTTGCAAATTATATGAGTGTTTAAATAATGTGTATGTTGGTGTAGCCTGtaatgtttaattgtttttgaaatgttcaTTTTGTTGTAAATCTTTACGGTGTGGGTATAATTACAAAGATTGTATTAATGGTGAAATAATGTATTCTATTGACCATGTTGGTATGTTATAGTCTATAATTTTAgtaaattagatttaaatattaaattagtgATAAGCCTTTTGTACCCTAAATCTATGAAGTCAGGCTTCGATGATATCTTCATGAAATTGAGGTAAATAACGCAACTTTTTTGCAGCTTTTCCTCTATATCTCTGTATCAGCTCACCACCGTGATCCTGCTGGATTCTCTTTTCTCCGTTCACTCAATCACATTCTCGATGAAAATAGGTATCGAGTGTTCTccatttttctttcctttcttggttttttcttgTGTGGACACACAGGGCTGATGGCATTGCCATGGAAGATCTCAATATCATGTTGGCTGTTGTTATTGTTCTTGCTGCTGATCCAATTGCTTCTCTGGTTGATACTGCATTTGTAGGCCATTTGGGTATGCATAATTACTGTACTGATCCATGACTGATATTTCCCCTCTTATTCAAGAATCAACGATAATATTGAGCAAATTCTTCAAAAATGGATGAATGTTTAATTTGTGAAGGTAAAGGGCGAGTAGAGATGCGTTAGTTGTGATTCTTGTGAAAGGTAGTAAATTTAGAGTACCAAAATTTGAGTTGGATATTGGTACTGTTGCATTTGGCAGGGTCTGTTGAACTGGCAGGTGTTGGTGTTTCAGTTTTGATTTTCAACTTggtttccaaattgtttaacaTCCCTTTTTTTAACATCACAGCTTCATTTGTTGCGGAGGAGCAGGCTTTGGATGTTCGCATGAAAAACTATTCTTCGAAAGTAGCTACAAGTATGTCTGGAACTCTGACGCCTTAAGTACGCTGTTAAAACAATTGATAGTTAAGGTTTGTCACTTTTGTGTTTGCttagtttttcttcttcctaggaGGAGCGTATCTATGCACGGTAACTCGTATGCATCCCAAAAAATCTGCAACAGTGTTTAACACTGAAATATTAGAGGACATACAAAATGACAATGATAAGTGAGTGCTTCATTCCTCTGTTGATAATAAAGGAAATGTTCCTCTAAGGGCATCTATTGGACTTTGGAGAGCATCTCTCTTCATAATAGGTAATCCTCCtgcttcacacacacacacacacacatatatatatatatatatatatatatatatatatatatatatatatgtatctattaTCATTTGATAAGCTTCATAGCATAACATGTTATACACTCAAATTATATGTCTCCATAAGCATATTttgtttatgattattattactaGATATGTGTATATGTACATCCAAGTTTGACAATTCATGCAGTTTGGAATTGTTATGTGTATACATGCAACATAGAGTTTTTGGAGAGACTCAATTTTTTGGAATATACACAAACCTGATGATGTATCTGACAAAAGTTTTACATGAACAGCTTAAGACTGCTGCTCAAACTGTGAACTACTGGTTCGAAGTAACAACCATATTGCCCATTCTTGGCGGATTCATTGCTGATGCCTACCTGGGAATGTTTTCCACTATTCCCTTCTCAGTTTTCATCTATATTGCGGTTAGTACTTCATATATTTGCTTCTTAATTCTTACATATATCATTCGGATCAATTAATTCACAATTCAACAAACAGTAATTCATCTATACTGTGGTTAGTACTTAATTGTATTCATCCATCAAATGGTTGTCCATATATCCTTATACTTCATATAACTATAGGCTTAGATCCGGTGGTGAACAAATGAGCACTAAATCCATGGAAATTTTAATGATCATCATTATGTTCTTATGTCCTTTTAAGGACGAGAACAAGTGTAGGATTGGACTGGGGCACCTAATTCCGAATgaaaaaaatctctaattagataTTCTCATGGATTTCAACCACACCTTTTGTTGTCATACACTTTGACTGCGGCCATTACATAAAGTATTCACTAACCGATATGCTTTCCGTGCTGAACTGGTGTTTGCTGGATACAGAGGCGTGCATTCCATGTATCTGACATGgcaaatttcttatatatactGAAAACATGAGTGAAACACCAGGAGTAACTAAAAAAGGTTTGTTTGTCATATGGATTGACCTGAAATTCAACACTTGCTTTTAAAACTGCAAAAATAATTTCCCACTACACACACTGGGTTATGTAACCATTTGTTTTGGATCAATCATGGTTGCCAATTCATTCTTATTGATGAAACAACAGTTAATAAATTAGTTGCAGGTGTTTGAAATTTCTGTAATATTCTGACTTTAGCATCAAATTTCTTCGTATGTGTTTCTTCATGCTATTTTGGTAGCAACATTTAGATTATCATTGGGAGGTGCATTATATTTTCAGAGAAGCTTTATCTGGGTTCTACTATTTATTTTCCACTTATACTTATATTTTCAAGTATCGAGTCTAATtacttttctctattttttatctttgtgcAGCGGGTTATATAGAGCTTCGTGATGTATTTAAATACAGCTTTGTTATTGCCTTGATTAATGCTTAGATATGGGGAGTAGTTGGAACCTTCTGGTGGAAATTTTTGGGTCTTTATTGAGCCAGTAATCCCATAAAGTTCATTCTAATTGTTTCTTCAAAGGATATGCTATTCGTCAATCATTAGCAATTTTAGCTGTTGATGTTCCCTGTAATTTTGACTGCGAAATGGAACTTGAGCTTATGCCATTGTCAGGCTATGTGCTACTGCACATCGGAGttgagttttatgttttctgCAAGTATGTTCAAATTCCTTTTTGTTATATCCAGGCTCATTGGTGAAGTGCTCTATCGTTTTACTCTATGATCTTCTTTTCCCCAAATGTTTAACCAGTTTTCACATGATATATGTGCATGCAGAAAGAAGTCCCACCGagggaaaaaaacaatttcACAAGGTTTTAGAGAATTGTGATGGcccaacttaaaaaaaaattggaaaaagtgaaaataaaattacaatagaCAAAATCAtgccaatatttatatatatatatatatatatgtatgaaaaataatttattatttgatgaaatttgGCAATAGGCAAAATACAATGCTTTTGGAttgggtttggtttttttttaaatatatatatatatattttaaaacaaacgaAATATTATAGTTCACATGTTATTCTCTTAAAACAAATTATACATGCATTACAGATGTCAGATAAACACCTTTTGAGTGTCAGCATTGAAGATGAGGAAACAAAAGATGGAATCCTATGATAATGTTGGAAAAAAAGGGCATATAATTCATTTAGACCATACGACACCACACTAATAGGCCGAGTGTATTTAACTAAAGTCTCACATGTAATCATTCCCTTCATAAGCACTGGGGAATATATTCAATGACCGAGTCACTGACATGAGAGTGTTATATACCTTTTAGTTTTCTTGAATCAAATAAACAGCAAATAAATTCCAATAGATAAGAGTGTTGAATAAGTTGATGTTGATATAAATACACTTAGACAATTTGTACCTTGCTAGATATAAAAACCATAATAGGAACATGAGAAGTTCACTACTTTATGACAcaactctttttctttatattattcTTGCATAAAAAGCctaattcaatcaaaatataatgtGGACCAATTTGGTAAGACCCCCAAGATGAAACACAAGTTCCATCAAATagtttcaataataaaatctacCACCTGCAAAGTCACAAAACAGGTGTAGAAAGACAAAGAAACATATCTGAGAAATGTTCAAGGAGTAGTTTGCAGATCACCATAAATGTTGTTAAGTCTATCCTTCTTTACAATACTACTGGTGGAAACCTACACTAGATCGGAGCAGAGAGCTCATAACCTCTGGGAACTGAGAGAAACATGTCAGACAAGTGTAGCTAATTAACCAGACAAAGATCATGAAGGCAGGAAGCGAAAAGTTTTCCAAACTGCCAAGTCTCTGCAATGTGCCATAAAAATGAATCAATCTCTGACAGCAAAAGGTCAAAGATTTTAATATTTCACCTCCAACAAAGTTATACTTCAAAAACCATAAATTGAGATCATTCTCATGTGCTTCTGGTTTCCATTAGGTATATGTTCTTTAGAgggaagaaatcaagaaaatgtgGATTAGTATGAAAGCAAATGAAGTAGAAAGAGCAAACCAATAGACCTGTAATCTTTGTTGGCCATGCCATAAGAACTAGGATCAACATGAAGCCTGGAGGAACTGCCACCACTGCTGGCAACACTGAACGAGCCCTGTGGATTGTTGCCAGTACCAGTGACAACATGCAGAGGAGTAGCACTCTGGAAGCTGCTGCTCCTCCCAGAGGGAGCGAGAGACATCACCgttgatgaagatgattgaGACTGGGAGATGGTTTGAGTTTCCACAGGCTTTCTTGAACGGTTGCGGCCCCTGTGCATATGGTGCTCGCAGTACTTAGAGTCAGGGTAGGCGTCTTTCGAGTACCGCCATTTCTTTCCATAAGTCCTACATCTCCCTGGTTCTAGGTCTAGCTTCTTACCATAATAACAGTACCCCACTGAGCaataaagaacaacaaaaactcAAGTAAGTATTCATTTTAGCATATCATTGATTAGCTCAAGTTCAGTGCAAATATAAACAATACTGCACATTGCTCAAGTAATTATAATGATATTCAATGATTATCCATATTAAAACCCAATCCAAAAGCATTgaattttaccaaaaaaaacca comes from Dioscorea cayenensis subsp. rotundata cultivar TDr96_F1 chromosome 15, TDr96_F1_v2_PseudoChromosome.rev07_lg8_w22 25.fasta, whole genome shotgun sequence and encodes:
- the LOC120277929 gene encoding uncharacterized protein LOC120277929: MVGSFILAICKKTMIETENGELACYDHGQGIPKLTLRLRMIMKDETADMEITAFDKQAELMTNLNVDFLQAIEEISQTIVPEKILAVVKKKFTFTVGLPPKAIKDDVLTYRIYRIKPIQLEGQSSTQTQKVQLAFTQSSMDDKSEITETKPQNDTDDTLESFLQVGLPQNLALVESPAKKQRRGKEKIE
- the LOC120278161 gene encoding growth-regulating factor 4-like translates to MHRGRNRSRKPVETQTISQSQSSSSTVMSLAPSGRSSSFQSATPLHVVTGTGNNPQGSFSVASSGGSSSRLHVDPSSYGMANKDYRDLAVWKTFRFLPS